The following coding sequences lie in one Rutidosis leptorrhynchoides isolate AG116_Rl617_1_P2 chromosome 4, CSIRO_AGI_Rlap_v1, whole genome shotgun sequence genomic window:
- the LOC139841468 gene encoding uncharacterized mitochondrial protein AtMg00820-like — translation MSIPAAASTTPGHPMVTRSKAGIFKPKYRVNLAYLSHTRLHHALLTTKEPKGFKSAAKDPAWFEAMREEMTALGHNQTWDLVPRPKHANVVGSKWVFRTKYNANGSVDRLKARLVAQGFTQIPGIDYSATFSPVVKSSTVRIVLSLATLNKWSLHQLDVKNAFLNGN, via the coding sequence ATGTCTATACCTGCTGCTGCTTCGACCACTCCAGGCCATCCCATGGTGACCCGTTCCAAGGCTGGTATTTTCAAGCCCAAATATCGAGTTAATCTAGCTTATTTATCGCATACTCGCTTGCATCATGCGCTTCTTACCACTAAGGAACCTAAGGGATTCAAATCAGCTGCTAAAGATCCAGCTTGGTTCGAAGCTATGCGTGAAGAGATGACTGCCCTTGGTCATAATCAGACTTGGGATCTTGTTCCCCGTCCCAAGCATGCTAATGTGGTTGGTTCCAAATGGGTGTTTCGAACTAAATATAATGCAAATGGTTCTGTTGATCGACTAAAAGCACGACTCGTTGCTCAAGGATTTACACAAATCCCTGGTATTGACTACTCAGCTACTTTTAGTCCGGTGGTCAAATCGTCTACGGTTCGTATAGTGCTTTCTCTTGCCACTCTTAACAAGTGGTCGCTTCACCAACtcgatgtgaagaatgcttttttGAATGGGAATTGA